A stretch of Cucumis sativus cultivar 9930 chromosome 2, Cucumber_9930_V3, whole genome shotgun sequence DNA encodes these proteins:
- the LOC101207786 gene encoding RNA polymerase sigma factor sigA, producing the protein MMATAAIIGLGAAKRLLNSSSYYSDFTEKILYANDYRLGQTQVSSSKSVVIAKSSANFSPRYPSSNRHSQQCIKAVKEHVETPSSPIAEPWHNTTSWEDEETELKYTVEALLLLQKSMLEKQWSLSFEQTVSTDTPKEKTLKKVPVTCSGVSARQRRMSSKRKIQSKHVFMAQPKISKQLRPTISPELLQNRLKGYVKGLLSEELLSHAEVVRLSKKIKVGLTLEERKTRLKQRLGCEPSEDQLAISLKISRAELRSRMMESSLAREKLAMSNVRLVMSIAQRYDNMGAEMADLVQGGLIGLLRGIEKFDSSKGFKISTYVYWWIRQGVSRALVENSRTLRLPTHLHERLGLIRNAKVKLQEKGITPSLDRIAESLNMSKKKVQNATEAISKVFSLDREAFPSLNGLPGETHHSYIADNCLENNPWHGTDTWILKVEVNQLINMTLGDREREIIRLYHGLDNECLTWEEISKRIGLSRERVRQVGLVALEKLKKAAKTRKMEAMLLKH; encoded by the exons ATGATGGCAACAGCTGCAATAATTGGGCTTGGTGCAGCTAAGAGGCTGTTGAATTCTTCATCCTATTATTCTGATTTCACAGAAAAGATTTTGTATGCTAATGACTATAGGTTGGGACAAACTCAAGTTTCCTCTTCAAAGAGTGTGGTAATAGCAAAAAGTTCAGCTAACTTCTCTCCAAGGTATCCGTCGTCGAATCGGCACTCTCAGCAATGCATCAAAGCTGTGAAGGAACATGTAGAAACTCCATCTTCTCCGATAGCAGAGCCGTGGCATAACACCACAAGCtgggaagatgaagaaactgAGCTGAAATATACTGTGGAGGCTCTTCTTTTGCTGCAAAAGTCCATGCTGGAGAAGCAATGGAGTCTATCTTTTGAGCAAACCGTGTCAACCGATACACCTAAAGAAAAGACGCTGAAGAAAGTACCCGTCACTTGTTCTGGTGTGTCTGCACGGCAAAGGAGAATGAGttctaaaaggaaaatacagagtaaacatgtttttatggCTCAACCAAAAATCAGCAAACAGTTGAGACCTACCATTAGTCCTGAGCTACTCCAAAATCGATTAAAGGGCTATGTGAAAGGTCTATTGAGTGAAGAGTTACTTTCTCATGCCGAGGTTGTTCGCCTTTCGAAGAAAATTAAGGTTGGTCTCACATTGGAGGAGCGTAAAACCAG ACTGAAGCAAAGACTAGGATGTGAGCCCTCTGAAGACCAACTAGCAATATCACTTAAGATTTCTCGTGCCGAATTACGATCAAGAATGATGGAAAGTTCCTTGGCAAGAGAGAAGCTAGCGATGAGCAATGTTCGTTTGGTAATGTCTATTGCACAAAGATATGATAACATGGGAGCTGAAATGGCGGACTTGGTTCAG GGCGGCTTGATTGGACTTCTCCGTGGGATTGAGAAGTTTGATTCTTCAAAGGGGTTTAAAATCTCAACCTATGTGTATTGGTGGATACGGCAG GGTGTTTCAAGAGCATTAGTTGAGAATTCAAGAACGCTGAGATTGCCTACACATTTGCACGAAAGATTAGGATTGATTCGCAATGCCAAAGTTAAACTGCAAGAGAAAGGAATCACTCCATCACTTGAT AGGATTGCAGAATCCCTCAACATGTCCAAAAAGAAAGTCCAGAATGCCACAGAG GCAATCAGCAAGGTGTTTTCGCTCGACCGAGAAGCATTCCCTTCATTGAATGGTCTTCCTGGCGAAACCCATCACAGC TATATCGCAGATAACTGCCTTGAGAACAACCCATGGCATGGAACAGACACATGGATTCTGAAG GTTGAGGTTAACCAACTCATAAATATGACACTCGGGGACCGAGAAAGAGAGATCATACGCCTTTACCATGGTCTGGATAATGAATGTCTTACATGGGAGGAAATAAGCAAACG CATAGGGTTGTCCAGAGAAAGAGTAAGGCAAGTTGGATTGGTGGCACTGGAGAAACTAAAGAAGGCAGCCAAGACAAGGAAGATGGAAGCCATGTTGCTTAAacattaa
- the LOC101207544 gene encoding septin and tuftelin-interacting protein 1 homolog 1 has translation MDDYQEMERFGMENDYDDGQWIGGEFYYRKRKEKRSQTKEDVVYGVFATGSDSDSDGDGFSSRKRRKDRDLSRKPDLTKPVNFVSTGTVMPNQEIDRISKDGDTDNVDDDQTGLGLGSSTSGSGLGFNSSSSDRNPNGFKENGSNVDGDEDGDDLFLPTAFGKRIKEGAERRERERVKSQIEKKSRIVSGSRKDSDPGNVGAFEKHTKGIGLKLLEKMGYKGGGLGKNEQGIVAPIEAKLRPKNMGMGFNDFKEAPKIPALQEVEEKTLPQPTSKAKERLWSKQVRSKKKKEAYLTAEELLARKQDQALEVVQKVFDMRGPQVRVLTNLENLNAEEKARENDIPMPELQHNVRLIVDLAELDIQKIDRDLRNEKETALSLQEEKQKLEIELARQKKQLNSMEEIMSTIERIGEDNSAGTLTLDGLAKCFSGLRRKFGEDYKLCNLSCIACSFALPLLIRVFQGWDPLQNPSHGLEVISLWKMLLQDEDCVDIWDMTSPYTLLVSEVVLPAVRISGINTWQARDPEPMLRFLESWEKLLPPSVLHTVLDNVVMPKLAGAVDLWEPQRDPVPIHMWVHPWLPLLGHKLEGMYQVIRTKLSFVLGAWHPSDASAYTILSPWKAVFDSGSWEQLMRRFIVPKLQLVLQEFQVNPGNQKLDQFYWVTSWASALPIHLMVDMMEKFFFSKWLQVLYHWLCSNPNFEEVTKWYMGWKELFPKELLANESIRYQLSCGLDMMNQAVEGMEVVQPGLKENISYLRVLEQRQFEAQQKAAAQAKQQGSAGLGNTSNLDSMGGTLEMTLKEVLEAHAQQHGLLFKPKPGRMHNGHQIYGFGNISIIVDALNQKVYAQTEESWSLVSLERLLDMHSSSTTKRR, from the coding sequence ATGGATGATTATCAGGAAATGGAGAGGTTTGGTATGGAGAATGATTACGATGATGGCCAATGGATTGGCGGTGAGTTTTATTACCGTAAGCGCAAAGAGAAGAGGTCCCAAACGAAAGAAGATGTTGTTTATGGTGTGTTCGCAACTGGGTCGGATTCGGACTCTGATGGTGATGGATTTTCGTCTAGGAAGCGCCGCAAGGACCGGGACTTGTCTAGGAAACCTGACCTCACCAAGCCTGTCAATTTTGTATCCACCGGCACCGTCATGCCCAACCAGGAGATTGATAGGATTTCTAAGGATGGAGATACTGACAATGTGGACGATGACCAAACTGGCCTTGGCTTGGGTTCTAGCACGTCTGGTTCTGGCCTCGGATTTAATTCTTCAAGTTCTGACAGAAATCCCAATGGGTTTAAGGAAAATGGTTCTAATGTtgatggagatgaagatggTGATGATTTATTTTTGCCCACTGCCTTTGGGAAAAGGATTAAGGAGGGAGCTGAAAGGAGGGAGAGGGAAAGAGTGAAATCACAGATAGAGAAGAAAAGTCGAATTGTATCCGGGAGCAGAAAAGATTCTGACCCTGGGAATGTTGGTGCGTTTGAGAAGCATACTAAGGGCATTGGTCTGAAACTACTTGAAAAAATGGGATACAAAGGAGGTGGGCTTGGAAAAAACGAACAGGGGATTGTAGCTCCCATCGAAGCTAAACTGAGGCCTAAGAATATGGGTATGGGTTTTAATGACTTCAAAGAGGCACCTAAGATACCTGCTTTGCAGGAAGTTGAGGAGAAAACATTGCCCCAACCAACGTCCAAGGCAAAGGAGAGGCTATGGTCGAAGCAAGTTAGGtctaaaaagaagaaagaagcaTATTTAACAGCTGAGGAATTACTGGCTCGCAAGCAGGACCAGGCATTGGAAGTTGTTCAGAAGGTGTTTGATATGCGTGGACCTCAGGTGCGGGTGTTGACTAATTTAGAGAATCTGAATGCTGAAGAGAAAGCCAGAGAAAATGACATTCCTATGCCAGAGCTTCAGCATAATGTGAGGTTGATTGTAGATTTGGCTGAGTTGGATAttcaaaaaattgatagaGATTTGAGAAATGAGAAGGAAACTGCATTGAGCTTACAGGAAGAGAAGCAAAAGTTAGAGATTGAGCTGGCTCGTCAGAAGAAGCAGTTGAATAGTATGGAAGAAATTATGAGCACGATTGAACGAATAGGAGAAGATAATTCTGCTGGAACATTGACATTAGATGGACTTGCCAAGTGCTTCAGTGGCTTGCGAAGAAAATTTGGTGAAGACTACAAGTTATGCAACCTGTCTTGCATTGCATGTTCATTTGCACTACCTTTATTGATTAGAGTATTTCAGGGCTGGGATCCTCTTCAAAATCCTTCTCATGGGTTAGAAGTGATATCGTTGTGGAAGATGCTGCTTCAAGATGAAGACTGTGTTGACATCTGGGACATGACATCGCCCTATACTCTCCTGGTTTCAGAAGTTGTGCTACCCGCCGTAAGAATTTCTGGCATAAATACATGGCAGGCTAGGGACCCTGAACCAATGCTTCGGTTCTTAGAGTCTTGGGAAAAATTGCTGCCTCCTTCAGTGCTTCATACCGTATTGGACAATGTTGTCATGCCTAAACTGGCAGGTGCAGTAGATTTGTGGGAACCTCAGCGAGATCCTGTTCCTATCCATATGTGGGTACATCCATGGCTGCCATTGTTAGGGCATAAGCTGGAGGGTATGTATCAGGTCATACGTACGAAGTTGAGTTTTGTTCTTGGTGCTTGGCATCCAAGTGATGCTTCTGCCTATACTATATTGTCACCTTGGAAAGCTGTATTTGATTCTGGTAGTTGGGAGCAGCTTATGCGTCGCTTTATAGTACCTAAACTGCAGCTTGTCTTGCAAGAATTCCAAGTAAATCCAGGAAATCAAAAACTCGATCAGTTTTACTGGGTTACTAGTTGGGCTTCTGCCCTACCGATCCACCTCATGGTTGATATGATGGAgaaattcttcttctccaaGTGGCTACAGGTATTATATCACTGGTTATGTTCGAATCCAAATTTCGAGGAGGTTACAAAGTGGTATATGGGCTGGAAAGAACTTTTTCCAAAGGAGCTTCTGGCTAATGAAAGTATCCGGTACCAGCTTAGTTGTGGACTAGATATGATGAATCAAGCTGTTGAAGGGATGGAGGTGGTTCAACcaggtttgaaagaaaatatttcttaCCTTCGGGTTCTTGAGCAACGGCAATTTGAAGCTCAGCAGAAGGCTGCTGCGCAAGCTAAACAGCAAGGATCAGCTGGATTGGGTAACACATCTAATTTGGATAGTATGGGTGGTACACTTGAGATGACTCTGAAAGAAGTACTTGAGGCCCATGCCCAACAGCATGGTTTGCTCTTTAAGCCTAAACCTGGAAGGATGCACAATGGGCACCAGATATATGGCTTTGGAAATATAAGCATAATAGTGGACGCTCTAAATCAAAAAGTGTATGCCCAAACTGAGGAATCGTGGTCCCTAGTATCCCTTGAACGATTGCTGGACATGCACAGTAGTTCTACAACTAAGAGACGGTAG